In a genomic window of Capsicum annuum cultivar UCD-10X-F1 unplaced genomic scaffold, UCD10Xv1.1 ctg1489, whole genome shotgun sequence:
- the LOC107850931 gene encoding uncharacterized protein LOC107850931 yields MAEQKEANRLTALARAQVNVQNVRQHAQHPNPEDEYLGDEELLNPGNPRRAERIAVQEAATTSSRKMSMENMIEKLLKRVEATDSGVTTMKTDLTSISQLKKKAEDAKFRKFLTMLNQLAINVPLVEAFEQIPRYAKFMKDLMTKKWKVIHEPEDNLIHCGAISTRSLVPKKADPGAFTILCTISSLKFTKALCDLGDSINLMPLYVNKKLGLENLTPTNMQLMMAERSMKQPVGILHDVLVKVDDFTLPADFVVLDCEVVFKVPIILGRAFIATRSVIVDMELNELKFRQNDKEARFEINSSMTQQKKMGVWSIIDMFYKDDKRVSTGYLGEV; encoded by the exons ATGGCAGAACAGAAAGAGGCTAACAGACTgacagccttagctagagctcaggtgaatgtgcaaaatgtcaGGCAACATGCACAACATCCAAACCCTGAGGATGAATATTTGGGGGACGAGGAGTTAttgaaccctggtaacccaaggcgagCAGAGCGAATAGCTGTACAA GAAGCTGCTACAACTAGCTCTAGAAAGATGTCTATGGAGAACATGATAGAGAAATTATTGAAGAGAGTTGAGGCCACTGACTCTGGTGTAACCACTatgaagaccgatctgacatccatcagtca attgaagaagaaggctgaggaTGCAAAATTCAGGAAATTCCTAACAATGCTCAACCAATTAGCAATAAacgtgcctttggttgaggcattTGAGCAAATACCAcgatatgcaaagttcatgaaggaccttATGACCAAGAAATGGAAGGTTATTCATGAGCCAGAGGACAATCTTATccattgtggtgctatctctacaaggtctttagttcCAAAAAAGGCAGACCCGGGAGCGTTTACCATTCTGTGTACTATTAGTTCCCTGAAATTCACCAAAGCATTATGCGATTTAGGGgatagtataaacctaatgccactttaTGTGAACAAGAAACTGGGCTTGGAGAATCTTACCCCAACAAATATGCAGTTGATGATGGCCGAGAGGTCTATGAAGCAGCCTGTGGGCATATTACACGATGTTTTAGTAAAGGTAGACGATTTTACtctgcctgctgattttgtagtcctagattgTGAGGTGGTCTTTAAAGTTCCCATCATCTTAGGTAGAGCATTCATTGCAACCAGAAGTGTGATCGTAGACATGGAGCTGAACGAGCTGAAGTTCAGGCAAAATGATAAGGAAGCACGCTTTGAGATAAACTCATCCATGACTCAGCAAAAAAAGATGGGTGTTTGGTCAATCATTGATATGTTCTATAAAGATGATAAAAGGGTATCAACAGGTTatcttggcgaagtctga